The Agrobacterium larrymoorei genome includes the window CAACATGGCATGGACTGGCTATGTGATGGGCACCGGCGCGCTTCGCGGGCCCGACCCGCGAGAGATGGCGAAGGCCGATGTCGTCGTGATCTGGGGCACGAATGCGGTTGCCACGCAGGTCAACGTCATCACCCACGCAATCAAGGCGCGAAAGGAACGGGGCGCGAAGATCGTCGTTGTGGATATCTACGATAACCCGACGATGAAGCAGGCGGATTTAAAGCTTATCGTAAAGCCGGGCACCGATGCGGCGCTGGCCTGCGCAGTAATGCATATCGCCTTTCGCGATGGTTACGCCGACCGGGCCTATATGGCTAAATTTGCCGATGATCCTGCCGGGCTCGAAGCGCATCTTGCCACTAAGACCCCGCAATGGGCTTCCGAGATAACCGGGCTTTCGGTCGAGGAAATCGAGGCTTTCGCGCAGCTTGTCGGCACCACGAAGAAAAGTTTCTTCCGTCTGGGATATGGTTTCGCCCGTCAGCGGAATGGCGCGGTTGCCATGCATGCGGCACTCTCTATCGCGACTGTGCTTGGCTCCTGGCAATATGAGGGCGGCGGGGCGTTTCACAACAATGGCGATATCTTCCGTCTGAACAAGGCGGAGCTGATGGGTACGGCCTATGCCGACCCGAATGTTCGCCAGCTGGACCAGTCGCAAATCGGGCGCGTTCTGACGGGAGATGCCGAGGCACTGCGCGGTGGCGGGCCTGTGACGGCGATGCTGATCCAGAACACCAATCCCGCCAATGTCTGTCCGGAACAGCGGCTGGTGAGGCAGGGTTTTCTGCGCAACGACCTGTTTGTCGCCGTGCATGAGCAATTCATGACCGAGACGGCAGACATTGCCGATATCGTGCTGCCGGCGACGATGTTTCTTGAGCATGACGATCTCTACCGTGCGGGTGGCCAGAATCACATTCTGCTTGGGCCAAAGCTTGTCGAGCCGCCGGAAACTGTGCGCACCAACCTTTTCGTCATCGAGGAACTGGCGAAGCGCCTCGGTATCGATCATATGCCGGGTTTTGGCCTGAGCGCGCGGGAGCATGTGGAGCAGATTCTCCAAACGAGCGGCTGGGGCAGCTTCGACAATCTGGCCGATGAAAAATGGATCGATGCGCAGCCCGATTTCGAGGTCGCTCATTATCTCGAGGGCTTCGGTTATGCGGATGGAAAATTCCGTTTCAGCCCGGATTGGCATAACGGCCCGTCGCCCAACAAGCCGCCGAAAAATATCGGTGTGATGGGCCCTGCCGACGCATTTCCCGAATTCCCGGATCAGGTCGATGTGATCGAACTTGCGGACGAGGCGCACCCCTTCCGTCTGGCGACGTCTCCGGCCCGAAACTTCCTGAATTCCACTTTTGCGGAAACCAAGACATCCGTGCAGAAGGAAGGCCGCCCGGAACTGATGATCTCGCCGGTTGATGCGATCCGCCTCGATATTGCCGATGGCGATGTCGTGCGGATCGGCAATTTGCGCGGCGATCTCCGCATCCATGCGAAGATCGTTGAAGGTGCGAGGTCGGGTGTGCTGATCGCTGAAGGGCTGTGGCCGAACAAGGCGCATCTGGATGGTGAAGGCATCAACGTGCTGACGGGTGCCGATGCTGCTGCGCCCTATGGCGGCGCGGCGTTCCACGATAACAAGGTTTGGCTGAAAAAGGCCTGATAGGAGTGTCCATGGATCGGTCCAACGCGGTTCAACTGTCGCAGCCGGATGACGAGGCCCGCGTCAAACTCGTCGAGAAGCAGACAGTCTGGAAGCGTTTCATCCATTTGCAGACGATGGTTTTCGAGCAGCAAACCCGTGATGGGCGCACGATCCGTATTCACCGCGAAGTGCATGATCACGGCGTTGCCGCTGCCATTCTTCTTTTCGACCCGAAGCGGGAAGAGATCGTCCTCGTCCGCCAGTTCCGCCCCGGCGCCTTCGCCAATGGCGATGCAAGCTTCATGCTGGAAATCCCTGCCGGTCTGACCGACGGTGACCAGCCCGATGAGGCAATCCGGCGCGAATCCATGGAAGAGACGGGCTATGCCGTCAGCGCCCCGCGTTATCTCTTCGATACCTATGCCAGCCCCGGAACGCTGACGGAGAAGATCAGCCTATTTTATGCCCGCGTCGATCTTGCTAAAAAGGCAGGGAAAGGCGGCGGGCTGGAGACGGAAGGTGAGGATATCGAGGTTCTGACCGTGCCGCTCAACGAGGCTTACGGGATGATCGCATCTGGTGAGATTACCGATTCCAAGACGATCATCATGCTGCAATGGGCGATGCTGAACCGGGCGAGTTTGTAAGCAATTCTTTGCCTTAGGCGAAAGCTACGTTTTCTGCTTTCGCCGCCGCGACAAGTTTCTTGTCCATCGTGGCGAGCGGCATGCTTCTCCCGATGGAGAGAGCGAGATAGGCTGCGTCGTAAGCAGATAGCGCATGCTGGCGTGCAAGTTTTACGATTGAAACGGCATCGTCGCCGGACACGAGCGTAATCGGCAAACTGTTGAAGCGCAGAAGAATGGAAAGGACATCTTCCGGTTCTATGCGTTTGCGCCGCTCTGCCATGACCAGAATATTGCGGAGTTCGTGTGCCAGCAGATCGGGCGCGAAAGCATCTTCGCTTTCGAGACGCTGGAGCGCCTTTTCAGCAAGTTCATTGGCCTCATCCGGCAAAAACCATGCAGCGACGACCGATGCGTCAACGACAAAGGACATCAACGTCGTCCTTCATTCTTCCAGTCAGCGATTTCGTCTGAGGTTACTTGCGCCCGCAGAGCGCGTTCAGACCGCAACGTATTTATCAATTGTTTGCGTGCCTGAGCATCGTTGGTCCTGACGAGCCGCGCAACGGGTTCGTTGCCGCGTGCTATGACAACATCCTCGCCAGCTTCAACCTTCGCAAGAAGCTCTGAGAGATGCGTCTTAGCTTCGCCCACTTTGACGGTCAGCGTCATGGTCTATTGCTCCATTCGAGCAAAATAATACCAGTACGCAAACCGCTTGGTCAAGGCTTGGCCAAGTCGTGTATCAGGCCGATATCAGCTGCTGGGACGCTGGTTTCGTGTCGCTGTTACGCACAGCCTTGCCGTCCGCCATCCGAACTTTACCCTCCGCCAACAGCTTCAGAGAAAGCGGGTAAAGCTGATGCTCCACCATCAGCACACGGGCGGCGAGCGTTTCGGCTGTATCGTCGGCAGTGACGGGAACGGCGGCCTGGCCGATGACGGGGCCTTCATCCATGCCTTCGGTGACGAAGTGGACGGTGCAGCCGGTGATTTTCATGCCGTTGTCGATGGCGCGCTGGTGGGTGTGGAGGCCCGGGAAGAGCGGCAGCAGCGAGGGGTGGATATTGATGATCCGGCCCTCATAAGGCGCGATGAAATCCCCGGAAATCAGGCGCATATAGCCTGCGAGGCAGATGATGTCGGGTGCAATCTCCCCAAGCGCGGCGAGGATTGCCGCTTCATGCTCGGCCTTGCTCGCATAATTCCTGCGCTCGAAGACGAGGGTTGGGATGCCGAAGCCCTGCGCCTTGGCAAGCCCGCCTGCTGTCGGCTTGTCGGAGATGACGCAGACGATTTCGGCGGGGAAGTCCGGGGTTTGGCAGGCCTCAGCCAGCGCCACCATGTTGGAGCCGCTGCCTGAAATGAACACCACGACTTTGCTGCGGGCAGAGCCTGTGCTCATAGTGCGAGCGTGCCCTTGTAGATCGTGCCATGTGCACCTTCTTCGCGGGCAACCATGCGACCGAGCGGGAACACGGTTTCACCTTCCGCCGTCAGCGCGTCGGTCACTTTCTGCGCATTTTCTGCCGAAACGACGACGATCATGCCGACGCCGCAGTTGAAGGTGCGCAGCATTTCATTGGCCGCAACGCCGCCGGTTTTGGCAAGCCATGAGAAAACAGCCGGTACTTCGATGGATGCGAGATCGATTTCCGCCGCCAGATGCTTTGGCAGCACGCGCGGAATATTTTCAGGGAAGCCGCCGCCGGTAATATGCGCCAGAGCCTTCAGGGCACCCGTCTCGCGAATGGCCTTGAGAAGCGGCTTCACATAGATGCGCGTTGGTGTCAGCAGGGCTTCGCCGAGCTTCTTGCCGTCTGCGAAAGGCGCAGGCGCATCCCAGCCGAGGCCGGAGAGGGAAACGATCTTGCGCACCAGCGAGAAACCATTGGAGTGGACGCCGGAGGAGGAGAGGCCGAGGATGACATCGCCTTCTGCGATGTCGCCAGCGGGCAGAAGCTGTCCGCGTTCGGCAGCGCCCACGGCAAAGCCCGCCAGATCGTAATCGCCATCGGAATACATGCCGGGCATCTCGGCGGTTTCTCCGCCAATCAGCGCGCAGCCGGATTGAAGGCAGCCAGCGGCAATGCCGTTGACGATGGCCGCGCCCTGATCCGGATCCAGCTTGCCGGTGGCGAAATAATCTAGGAAAAACAGCGGCTCTGCGCCCTGAACCACCAGATCGTTGACGCACATGGCAACGAGGTCGATGCCGACCGTATCGTGGAAATTCGCGTCAATGGCGATCTTCAGCTTCGTGCCGACGCCATCATTGGCAGCAACGAGAACAGGGTCCTTGAAACCAGCGGCCTTGAGGTCGAACAGGCCGCCGAAGCCGCCGATCTCGCCATCCGCGCCCGGACGGCGCGTAGAGCGAACGGCTGGCTTGATCTTCTCGACCATCAGGTTTCCGGCATCGATATCGACGCCTGCATCGCTGTAGGTAAGACCGTTCTTGCCCGACTGGCTCATGGCTCTCGTCTCCGCTGGTTTTCTTGGCGTCGCCATTCGCATGAGATGGGTGCCGATGCAAGGGTGAGAGCGCCGGAACGCATGTTTTTCATGCCTTTTCGCCCCGAAGTCGGTCTGTGATCCCGACATCCCCCACCTGAGGGCGTGAGCGCTATCGCCCTTGACCAGTCCCGCCTGCGCATCCTATCTCCTAGGACTGGCGTTATCACGGGCTGACGCGCACGAGGAAAAAACGATGCAACCACATATCAGAGGCATAAATCTGAGGCGCCAGATCTTCTTCTGGTTGGGCGCGCTCGTGATTTTCGTCGTGTTCCTCATGGTGTTCAGCTCCATTCTGCTGCCCTTCGTGGCGGGCATGGCGCTAGCTTATTTCCTCGATCCCGTAGCGGATTGGCTGGAGCGGCGCGGCCTCAGCCGCATGATGGCCAGCATTTTCATTCTCATTTCCTTCGTGCTGCTGTTCGCGCTTTCGCTGATCATCATCATTCCGCTGATTGCGGCGCAGGCATCGGAATTCATCAGCCGCATTCCTCAATATATCTCGTCTCTGCAGCAATTGATCGCGGGCACGGATACGAACCTGCTGCCCGGCTGGGTCAGTTCGCAGATCGATACGGTGAAGGAAAACTTCTCCAAACTTCTGACGGAAGGCGCAGGCTTTATCGGCACGCTGCTGACGCAGATATGGAATTCCGGCAAGTCGCTGGTGGATGTGATTTCGCTGCTGGTGGTGACGCCCGTGGTCGCATTCTATCTGCTGCTGGACTGGGACCGGATGATCGATAAGGTGGATAGCTGGATTCCGCGCGACCACGTAACGACTGTGCGCCAGATTGCGCGCGACATGGATGCGACGATTGCGGGCTTCATCCGCGGTCAGGGTTCGCTTTGCATCATTCTCGGCGTTTATTACGCTGTCGGCCTCTCGCTCGTCGGCCTGAATTTCGGTCTTCTGATCGGCATGTTCGCAGGCGCCATCAGCTTCATTCCCTATATCGGTTCGATGGTGGGTCTGGTTCTTGCCGTCGGCGTGGCGCTGGTTCAGTTCTGGCCGGATTATATCTATGTGATCCTGACGCTTGCCGTTTTCTTCTCCGGCCAGTTCATCGAAGGCAATATTCTTCAGCCGAAGCTGGTTGGCAGTAGCGTGGGTCTTCACCCCGTCTGGCTGATGTTTGCGCTGTTTGCCTTCGGCGCTCTCTTCGGCTTCGTCGGTCTTTTGGTGGCGGTTCCCGCTGCCGCTGCGGTCGGTGTGCTTGTTCGCTTCGCTCTATCGCGCTATCTTGATAGCGATCTCTATCATGGGCGTGCAGCCAATCTTCCTTGGGAGCCGCCGGAGGCTGGACAGCTGGAAGCCCTGCCGCCGCAGAAGATCGATTCTCAGAGCTGATCGATGAACGAAAACAATAAACCCGGCCCTGCCCGGTCCAAGGCCGAGCAGTTGCCGCTTGCCTTCTCGCACCAGACGGCGACGGGACGTGAAGACCTTCTGGTCGCCGCTCCGCTGGATGCGGCTGTCAGCATCGTGGACGAATGGCCACGCTGGCCGTCCCCGGTCGTCATTCTGGCCGGTCCTCCCGGTTCGGGCAAATCGCATCTGGCGTCCATCTGGAAAAATACCAGCGGTGCCAATGAGATAACGCCGCAAAAAGGACAGGATGCCGCGCGTGTTGCGGAAAACGGCCCGGTGCTTTTCGAGGATGCGGACCGCAATGGCTTTGACGACACCGAGCTTTTCCATGTCATCAACAGCGTGCGCGAAAACGGAACCTCGCTGCTGATCACGACGCGGCAATGGCCTGCGGCCTGGCCGGTAACGCTGCCGGACCTACGCTCCCGCCTGAAAGCGGCGACCGTGGTAGAAATCGGCGAACCCGACGAGGATTTGCTGGCGCAGGTGCTGATGAAGCTCTTTGCCGACAGGCAGCTTTACATGGATGACAAACTTGTCAGCTATATCGTTGCAAGGATGGAGCGTTCGCTGGATACGGCGCAGTCCCTTGTCGAGCGGCTGGACCGGCTGGCGCTATCGCGCGGCACACGGATCAGCCGGGCGCTTGCGGCAGAGGTTCTGACCGAGATGGGCAGCACTCTGGAAGACGATTGACTGTCACAGTTCCGTCGTCAAACTGTTATACGGGCAATGGCAGATTTAGAGGTGGAGTATTAGATGGATACGGCTGTGCAGGATGAGTTCGAAAAGGGCGGCTTGGCTCCGGCAGCAGAGGTGGAAAACCTATGGGATAGCCCCGCGCGTTTCGTCAACCGGGAATTTTCCTGGCTGCAATTCAACCGCCGCGTTCTGGAAGAAACGCTGAATACATCGCACCCGCTGCTGGAAAGGCTGCGCTTCCTCTCCATCTCCGCTGCCAACCTCGATGAATTCTTCATGGTGCGCGTTGCCGGTCTCGAAGGCCAGGTGCGCCAGTCCATCACGGTAAAGACACCGGATGGTCGTACTCCCGCAGAGCAGCTGGAAGATATCCTCAAGGAAATCGATAATCTCCAGATGGAGCAGCAGGCTTCGCTTGCCGTTCTCCAGCAGTATCTCGCCAAGGAAGATATCTATATCGTTCGCCCGGCGGCGCTTTCCGATGAGGACCGTACATGGCTGGAAAACGAGTTCGAAGAGCGCATCTTTGCGGTTCTGACGCCGCTTTCCATCGATCCCGCGCACCCGTTCCCCTTCATTCCCAATCTCGGCTTTTCCATGGGCCTGCAGTTGGAGAGCGTGAACGGGCGCGAGCCGATGACGGCGCTTCTGCGTTTGCCGCCAGCGCTGGACCGCTTTATCCGCCTGCCGGATGACAAGACGGCGATCCGCTACATCACGCTGGAAGATGTCGTTGGCCTTTTCATTCACCGGCTTTATCCCGGCTACACCGTCAAGGGCTTCGGTACTTTCCGCATCATCCGCGATAGCGATATCGAGCTTGAGGAAGAAGCCGAAGATCTGGTGCGTTACTTCGAAAGCGCCCTGAAGCGCCGCCGTCGCGGCTCGGTCATTCGCATCGAGACCGACAGTGAAATGCCGCAGTCCCTGCGTCAGTTCGTGGTGCATGAGCTTGGCGTGCCGGATAACCGCGTTGCCGTTCTGCCGGGTCTTCTGGCGCTCAACACCATTTCGGAAATCGTGAAAGCGCCGCGTGAAGACCTGAAGTTCGAGGCTTACAATGCCCGCTTCCCGGAACGCGTTCGCGAACATATGGGCGATTGCCTCGCCGCGATCCGCGAAAAGGACATGGTGGTTCACCATCCTTACGAAAGCTTCGACGTGGTCGTGCAGTTTCTGCTGCAAGCGGCGCGCGACCCGGATGTTCTGGCCATCAAGCAGACGCTCTACCGCACCTCGAATGACAGCCCTATCGTTCGCGCGCTGATCGATGCCGCCGAACTTGGCAAGTCCGTGACGGCGCTGGTGGAGCTCAAGGCCCGCTTCGATGAAGAAGCCAATATTCGCTGGGCGCGAGATCTGGAGCGCGCTGGCGTGCAGGTCGTGTTCGGCTTCATCGAACTGAAGACCCACGCGAAGATGTCGATGGTCGTGCGCCGTGAAGATGGCAAGCTGCGCACCTATTGCCACCTTGGAACGGGCAACTATCACCCGGTCACGGCAAAGGTTTACACCGACCTGTCCTTCTTCACCTGCAATCCGAAGATTGCGCATGACATGGCCAATATCTTCAACTTCATCACCGGCTATGGCGAGCCGGAAGAAGGTATGAAGCTGGCGGTTTCGCCCTATACGCTGCGCGCGCGCATCTTGAAGCACATCAATGACGAGATCGAGCATGCCAAGGCCGGTGCACCGGCGGCGATCTGGATGAAGATGAATTCGCTGGTCGATCCAGAAATCATCGATGCGCTCTACAAGGCGAGTGCGGCGGGCGTCGAGATCGATCTGGTGATCCGCGGCATCTGCTGCCTGCGTCCGCAGGTGCCGGGTCTGTCGGATAATATCCGGGTGAAATCCATCGTCGGTCGTTTCCTGGAACACAGCCGAATCTTCTGCTTCGGCAATGGTTACGGCCTGCCATCCGATAAGGCGCTGGTCTATATCGGCTCTGCCGACATGATGCCGCGCAACCTCGACCGCCGCGTTGAAACACTGGTGCCTCTGGTCAATCCAACCGTGCATGAGCAAGTTCTTTCACAGATCATGCTGGGCAATCTCATTGACAATCAACAGAGCTACGAGATACTTGCGGACGGAACGTCCAGGCGCATCGAAGTGCGCAAGGGCGAGGAACCGTTCAACGCGCAGCACTATTTCATGACCAATCCAAGCCTGTCCGGACGTGGTGAAGCCCTGAAATCCAGTGCGCCAAAACTGATTGCGGGGCTGATCTCGGCCCGCAAGAAACAGGCTGAATGACACGATCAGAAGCACAGGGGCGGCTGACCGGCCTTGCCCCCGTTTCCGTCATAGATATTGGTTCGAACTCGGTTCGTCTCGTCGTTTATGAAGGTCTCTCGCGCGCACCTGCGGTGCTGTTCAACGAAAAGGTACTGTGCGGTCTCGGCAAAGGGCTTGCCCTTACCGGGCGCATGGATGAGGAAGGCGTGCGCCGCGCGCTGACCACGCTCAAGCGCTTCCGTGCCCTTTCCGCGCAGGCGCAGGCCCAGCAACTGCATGTCCTGGCAACCGCTGCCGCGCGCGAAGCCGAAAACGGACCGGACTTCATTCGCGAAGCGGAAGAAATTCTGGGCTGCGAAATCGAGGTTCTGTCCGGTGAAAAGGAAGCGCTCTATTCTGCCTATGGCGTGATCAGCGGCTTCCATGAGCCGGATGGCATTGCGGGCGATCTCGGCGGCGGTTCGCTGGAACTGATCGATATCAAGGGCAATAAATGCGGCACGGGCATCACCCTGCCGCTCGGCGGTCTGCGCCTGTCCGAACAGGCGGGCGGCTCGTTGGAAAAAGCTGCGGCCTTCGCCAAGAAGCAGGTCAAAAAGAGTGCAGCACTTCTCGCTGCCGGTGAAGGGCGCACCTTCTATGCGGTGGGCGGAACGTGGCGTAACATCGCCAAGCTCCATATGGAAATTACTCATTACCCGCTTCATATGATGCAGGGTTACGAGCTTCCGCTGTCGGAAATGCTGAGCTTTCTGGACGAGGTTGTCGCCTCCAAGGATAGCAAGGACCCAGCCTGGCAGGCGGTTTCGAAAAACCGCCGCTCGCTTCTGCCGTTCGGCGCCATCGCCATGCGCGAAGTGCTGGAAGCGATGAAGCCCGCCAGGATCGCCTTTTCCGCACAGGGCGTGCGTGAGGGCTATCTTTATTCGCTTCTCTCGGAAACCGAGCAGGAAGCCGATCCGCTGCTGGTTGCCTCCGATGAATTGGCGATCCTCCGTGCCCGCTCGCCGGAACATGCACGTGAACTGGCGGACTGGAGCGGGCGGACTTTCCCGGTCTTCGGCATCGATGAGACGGAAGAGGAAAGCCGTTACCGGCAGGCTGCGTGCCTCGTTGCGGATATCAGCTGGCGCGCGCATCCCGATTATCGCGGGCTTCAGGCGCTCAACATCATCGCGCACTCCTCCTTCGTGGCCATCACCCATCCGGGTCGCGCCTATATCGCGCTCGCCAACTACTATCGTTTCGAAGGCCTGAACGATAATGGGACGACCGATGGTCTGGCCAAGATCGCGACGCCCCGCATGATCGATCTGGCCAAGCTGCTCGGTGGCCTGCTGCGCGTCGTCTACCTCTTCTCGGCCTCGATGCCGGGGGTTGTCGACCACCTGCGTTTCCGCAAATCGGAACAGCAGGATTTCGATCTCGAATTCGTCGTTCCGCATGAATATTGCGATTTTGCCGGTGAGCGTCTGGAAGGGCGCCTGCAGCAGCTGGCGAAACTGACGGGCAAGCGACTGGCCTTCGTTTTCGAATAGTCCGAAGCCGAACCGGAACAAAAACCCCTCCCTTATGCTTTGACGCTAAAATATAAGGGAGGGTTTCATGATACCACAGTCATTTGCGGAAGAGTTCGATTTCGCGCTGGTTCTTCCGATCAGCGTCCTGCTTGCGCGCATCGTGGGCGCGCTTTTCCTCTGCGGTCTGATCGGTCTTGAGCGCGAGTTTCGCAACAATACGGCGGGCATTCGCACCAATATGCTGATCGGGCTGGCCGCCGTCGTCTTCAGCGTTGTGACGCTTGAACTGATGCATGCCTATCAGCAGACGGGCGATTCCGCCCGCATGGACCCTATACGCCTTGTCGAAGCCGTGACTGCCGGGATCGCCTTTCTTGCTGCAGGCATGGTGGTTTATCAGCGGGGTGATGTGAAAGGCCTGACGACCGGCGCCAGCATGTGGCTTTCCGCCTCCATAGGTCTTTCAGTCGGCCTCGGGCTCTGGCCGCTTGCCATATTCGCGACCTTCATCGGCATCGCTGTGCTGTGGCTTTTGCGCAAAGCAGAGATCGCCACTGGCATCAAAGACGAAGCTGGCGTGCGAAAGCTCGGCGAGTAGGGACAAGCGCCGCCCGAAGACGGCGCTTGCAATCGGTTACTTCGCGTCGAGGAAGTCCTTCACATCGAGAACGACGAACTCGTTATCGTCTGCCTTGCCCAGCGCGCGGCCTGCCGAGAAGGGCAGGTTGTTGTCGTTACCGACGATGATATGGTTGGCGTCGATGCGGTCCACATTTTCGATGGTGACGAAAGGCATGGTGTAAATGCCGTTTTCAGAGCCCTGGCTGGCCTTCTTGTCAGGATCGGCGATCTTCATCAGGTCGATATAGCCGATCTTGCGGGCGGCCTTGCCGACATTGGCGTCGCTGAATTCGATCTTGTAGATGCGCTTCAGCTTGGCAGGCACGGCAAAGCAGTTCGGCTCAGGCTTCTTCGGGTCGGCGCAGGCCTTATCGGACAGACCGGCACCATTGTCGCGCTCGATGACAAGGGCGGTGGTGTCGTCCAGCATGTTGAAATCGCCAATCGCTTCGCCGCCTTCCGCCAGCGGGTAAAGCCATGTGCGGCCGGTCCATGCCTTGGAGGCAACATCGAGTTCGATGATGCGCAGACCGGTTGCGCCATCTTCGGTCTTTTCGACCTGGCCCTCGGCATTGTAAAGCGGGCCTTCAAGCAGGCCGTAAAGCTTGGTTCCGTCCTTCGACATTGCCATGCCCTCGAAGCCGCCGGAGCGCTTCAGGTTGAAAACGGGCATTTTCTGCGTCGGGTTGCCCGGCAACGCAAGCGTCGGATGATCGGGCGACTTGACCTCGATATCGCCTGCCTTGGTGGAAATGACGTCCGTCAGCTTTCCATCGCGTGTGAACTTCAGAATGTAGGGGCCGAATTCTTCGCCCACCCAGAAACCGTCCGCAACGGGCTGGATCGATTCGACATCGAAATCCGCGCCCGTGAGGTAACGCTTTTCCGTGCCTTCAAGCACGATTGGGAAGGGTGCCTTCTTGTCTGGGTCCGACAGGAAAACGGTTTCGAGCGCGTTGACCTTGCCTGCATCCCAATCGAATTTCAGGTGGTGGAGCATCAGCATTGCATCGCTGGAGTTCAGCTTGGAGCCGAAGCCATTGTCGGACAGGCTCCAGAAGGTACCGTCATCCATGGTCTTGATGCCGGAGAAGCCCTGCATGGCCTGACCATCGAACGGCATGGAAAGGCCGGTGGGGCGCACGCCATCCTTGCCGGGCACGGTGCCAAGCCCTTCCGCGCGCTTGCGATCCGCCGTCGTGAACTTGGCCGAGGTCTTCAGATGGTCCGGCGCATCCGAAGGTGCGGCGATGATGGTGTTGGCTGGAAGCACCGCCTGCGAGACGAGCTTGGCCGGAAATTCTTTCTCTGCGGCAAAGGCATGAAGGCTGCCGAGCATCAGGAAGGCCGCGGAGGAAAGAAGAAGCTTTTTCATGAAACATACCTGTCGGTTTGCGTTGTGGCGCATGGACCGATAGGTGCCGTTTGTGACAGCTTCGTTATGGGGTTTTGAACGTTTGATGAAGCTTTTTTAGCGAGCTTGAATCAGAGGGCTGCCTGCCGGGTAAGCGCGCAGACGCCAAGGGTCTGACCGCGACCCTTTACGGCATGTTCGCCCAGATATTCGCTCTTCACGCCCTTTGGCAGCAGTAACTGGTGGGCGAGATCGGACGAGATGAGAATGGGATGGCCCAGCATCTTGCTCAATGATTCCAGACGCGCAGTGGTGTTCACCGTGTCACCGAAATAGGTGATCTTGTGGTGGTCCACGCCGATTTCCGCCGTAATGACAGGCCCGCCGTGAATGGCGAAGCGCAGCTTCGGCACGGTGCCGAAATTGGCGAGCCAGGTGGCGCGGCTGCTTTCTATTTCGGAGAGAATATCGAAAACGCAATTGATGCAGGCTGCGCGCCGGATGGCCAGATGATAGGGCCATGTGATGATGGCAGCGTCGCCGATATAATCATCGATCACCCCGCCATGCTTGCGCACCGGGTTTGCGTAAGTCGAAAACAGCTCGCCCAGAAACTCCTGCGCCTTCAGGTCGCCATGGGTTTCGGCAAAAGAGGTGGAGCCGACCAGATCGATGAAGAGAAAGACGCGCTCTTCGCTGACCGGCCTGCGGTATCGCCCCAGAATGAGGTCGATGAAGATATCGCGGCCCAGCAATTCTCTTACGCGCATGATGAAGACGATGATGGCGCAGACGCCGAGCGTGAAGACCATTGTCTGCATTTCTGCATGCACGGCACGCCGCCAGCTGGTTGGGAGCACGCCCGTTGCCCATAAAATGGTGCCGCCGAGACCGAAACCGCAAAAGA containing:
- a CDS encoding molybdopterin-containing oxidoreductase family protein, with the protein product MNNLDKRHFGLLAALDMPYTKLMNVATPISAKAVTDATRIGHTVCPHDCPSACALEADINVDGRIGRVRGANANTYTAGVICAKVARYSERIYHPGRLLTPKRRKGAKGAGDWQEIGWDDALDEIANAFVKAEAAHGAEAIWPYFYAGTMGQVQRDSIERLRHAKKYSGFFGSICTNMAWTGYVMGTGALRGPDPREMAKADVVVIWGTNAVATQVNVITHAIKARKERGAKIVVVDIYDNPTMKQADLKLIVKPGTDAALACAVMHIAFRDGYADRAYMAKFADDPAGLEAHLATKTPQWASEITGLSVEEIEAFAQLVGTTKKSFFRLGYGFARQRNGAVAMHAALSIATVLGSWQYEGGGAFHNNGDIFRLNKAELMGTAYADPNVRQLDQSQIGRVLTGDAEALRGGGPVTAMLIQNTNPANVCPEQRLVRQGFLRNDLFVAVHEQFMTETADIADIVLPATMFLEHDDLYRAGGQNHILLGPKLVEPPETVRTNLFVIEELAKRLGIDHMPGFGLSAREHVEQILQTSGWGSFDNLADEKWIDAQPDFEVAHYLEGFGYADGKFRFSPDWHNGPSPNKPPKNIGVMGPADAFPEFPDQVDVIELADEAHPFRLATSPARNFLNSTFAETKTSVQKEGRPELMISPVDAIRLDIADGDVVRIGNLRGDLRIHAKIVEGARSGVLIAEGLWPNKAHLDGEGINVLTGADAAAPYGGAAFHDNKVWLKKA
- a CDS encoding NUDIX domain-containing protein — its product is MDRSNAVQLSQPDDEARVKLVEKQTVWKRFIHLQTMVFEQQTRDGRTIRIHREVHDHGVAAAILLFDPKREEIVLVRQFRPGAFANGDASFMLEIPAGLTDGDQPDEAIRRESMEETGYAVSAPRYLFDTYASPGTLTEKISLFYARVDLAKKAGKGGGLETEGEDIEVLTVPLNEAYGMIASGEITDSKTIIMLQWAMLNRASL
- a CDS encoding type II toxin-antitoxin system VapC family toxin; its protein translation is MSFVVDASVVAAWFLPDEANELAEKALQRLESEDAFAPDLLAHELRNILVMAERRKRIEPEDVLSILLRFNSLPITLVSGDDAVSIVKLARQHALSAYDAAYLALSIGRSMPLATMDKKLVAAAKAENVAFA
- a CDS encoding type II toxin-antitoxin system Phd/YefM family antitoxin, with amino-acid sequence MTLTVKVGEAKTHLSELLAKVEAGEDVVIARGNEPVARLVRTNDAQARKQLINTLRSERALRAQVTSDEIADWKNEGRR
- the purN gene encoding phosphoribosylglycinamide formyltransferase, whose translation is MSTGSARSKVVVFISGSGSNMVALAEACQTPDFPAEIVCVISDKPTAGGLAKAQGFGIPTLVFERRNYASKAEHEAAILAALGEIAPDIICLAGYMRLISGDFIAPYEGRIINIHPSLLPLFPGLHTHQRAIDNGMKITGCTVHFVTEGMDEGPVIGQAAVPVTADDTAETLAARVLMVEHQLYPLSLKLLAEGKVRMADGKAVRNSDTKPASQQLISA
- the purM gene encoding phosphoribosylformylglycinamidine cyclo-ligase, whose protein sequence is MSQSGKNGLTYSDAGVDIDAGNLMVEKIKPAVRSTRRPGADGEIGGFGGLFDLKAAGFKDPVLVAANDGVGTKLKIAIDANFHDTVGIDLVAMCVNDLVVQGAEPLFFLDYFATGKLDPDQGAAIVNGIAAGCLQSGCALIGGETAEMPGMYSDGDYDLAGFAVGAAERGQLLPAGDIAEGDVILGLSSSGVHSNGFSLVRKIVSLSGLGWDAPAPFADGKKLGEALLTPTRIYVKPLLKAIRETGALKALAHITGGGFPENIPRVLPKHLAAEIDLASIEVPAVFSWLAKTGGVAANEMLRTFNCGVGMIVVVSAENAQKVTDALTAEGETVFPLGRMVAREEGAHGTIYKGTLAL
- a CDS encoding AI-2E family transporter, with the protein product MQPHIRGINLRRQIFFWLGALVIFVVFLMVFSSILLPFVAGMALAYFLDPVADWLERRGLSRMMASIFILISFVLLFALSLIIIIPLIAAQASEFISRIPQYISSLQQLIAGTDTNLLPGWVSSQIDTVKENFSKLLTEGAGFIGTLLTQIWNSGKSLVDVISLLVVTPVVAFYLLLDWDRMIDKVDSWIPRDHVTTVRQIARDMDATIAGFIRGQGSLCIILGVYYAVGLSLVGLNFGLLIGMFAGAISFIPYIGSMVGLVLAVGVALVQFWPDYIYVILTLAVFFSGQFIEGNILQPKLVGSSVGLHPVWLMFALFAFGALFGFVGLLVAVPAAAAVGVLVRFALSRYLDSDLYHGRAANLPWEPPEAGQLEALPPQKIDSQS